CTTCTAATGATCAGCATACCAAGTGAGCTCCTCATGTTCGCCCCGCCTCAATAACTGATCAGTCACCATGTCCTTTATTAGACATGTGAACCAGCAGCCTGTCTGAGGAACAAACATTCCTTCCCTCCTTCTTGGATTGCTTGGACCAGTGCATCAGACGAGGAGGAAGCTTGTTCCATCTTCCATGTACTGTTACTGCAGTTACCAGTAATTCCTTGATTGCCCAAGAGAATGTTACCTTACAGTTCTTCCACCAGTACTTCCTCTTCAGCTTGGCCGCGCTGGTCTCAAACTGTGAGGCCCCAGCCTGCAAAGCATCTGCTCGGTCATCCAGGTCAGAAAGTTTCTGGTCTCTCTCCAGGACTTTGTCCACATTGACTCTCATGATGTCAACCACCTAACGATTTAAAAGAAACATAGTGACCACTCCAACACACTGCATGAAGACCAATTTCCAAAACATTTCAATACCTTCTTTCAGACATTAAATAAATGAAACACTAAAAAGGCAATACAAGAATAAAAGAACCAATAGGTCTATCCAACTGCAATACACCAGACTCCTGGCACAATGGGAGGACAAAAACTGGTGTATATgccttgcaccaaatttattacatGTTTTATACCCCCACTAGACAGTGTTTAAAAGTAGTGGTGTAAAGTAAGCCTAGCGTATTGAaatctggtcttaataaattctCCCCCatgtctatgcaggggatttggagctttgtaACAAGCTTCAGCAACAGAATGGGGACTATCCAGAGGATGTGCCATAATCACTTGACGGATATAGGTGTCAtctctgggaccagcacctatctcaaGAATGGAGGCCTCTGTCTGGAAACAAATGCAGAGGTGGCCAGGATTATGGAAATAGTCAAGAGTGCTGTGGTACATT
The Bufo gargarizans isolate SCDJY-AF-19 chromosome 2, ASM1485885v1, whole genome shotgun sequence genome window above contains:
- the LOC122926846 gene encoding vesicle-associated membrane protein 3-like, which encodes MSSPAASGDGASSNRRLQQTQAQVNEVVDIMRVNVDKVLERDQKLSDLDDRADALQAGASQFETSAAKLKRKYWWKNCKMWAILIAVIVIIIIIIIVWSVS